A single window of Anomaloglossus baeobatrachus isolate aAnoBae1 chromosome 5, aAnoBae1.hap1, whole genome shotgun sequence DNA harbors:
- the LOC142313159 gene encoding uncharacterized protein LOC142313159, translated as MVSRRFGVRRFMIPSAEMSQRRMWVHPIVQMRQTHGHFHCLYGELRRYPAKFQAYCRLTVEMFDTILDTLRPHLQLQDTSMRQCISPEQRLLVTLRFLATGMSYGALHFDFLLGTSTICGIVRLTCDALWLHLKNQVMPQPTCEKWLQIAHGFHEVTKFPHCIGALDGKHIRVRKPPNSGSRYFNFHKFFSVVILALVDTNYEFIYVDIGAYGSASDARIFRSTRLARRMVSMDLNLPTPSPLPGTSGPTVPFVMVADEGFALSPHVMRPFPRRGIDDLKSQFNSRLKKARSYVECSFGILASKWRIYQTTIQLNPTNVQSVIKATLVLHNFCRIHEENVLLDTLNSHYVANFSNFQMENPQPFLSGLQIRNNYMCYFVDH; from the exons ATGGTTTCTAGACGATTTGGTGTAAggcgatttatgattccttcagcaGAAATGTCTCAAAGAAGAATGTGGGTGCATCCAATTGTTCAAATGCGTCAAACTCATGGACATTTCCATTGTCTATATGGTGAATTAAGGCGATATCCTGCAAAATTTCAGGCATATTGCCGATTAACAGTTGAGATGTTTGATACAATCTTGGACACTCTCAGGCCTCATCTCCAACTCCAGGACACAAGCATGCGCCAATGTATCTCACCTGAACAAAGATTGCTTGTTACATTAAG GTTTCTGGCTACAGGCATGTCATATGGAGCTCTACATTTCGACTTCCTCCTTGGTACGTCAACCATCTGTGGAATTGTCCGTCTGACTTGTGATGCCTTATGGTTACATCTTAAAAATCAAGTTATGCCACAACCAACTTGCGAAAAATGGCTTCAAATAGCCCATGGATTTCATGAAGTCACTAAATTTCCACACTGTATTGGGGCATTGGATGGTAAACACATTAGGGTTCGGAAGCCACCAAATTCTGGGTctagatattttaattttcacaaatttTTTTCAGTTGTAATATTAGCATTAGTTGACACTAATTATGAATTTATTTATGTAGATATTGGTGCGTATGGGAGCGCTTCCGATGCACGGATTTTTCGCTCAACTAGATTGGCCAGACGTATGGTCTCAATGGACTTAAATTTACCTACTCCATCACCACTGCCTGGTACTTCTGGACCAACAGTACCTTTTGTGATGGTTGCAGATGAGGGTTTTGCCTTATCACCACATGTAATGAGACCTTTTCCTCGGCGTGGAATTGATGATTTAAAAAGCCAATTCAATAGTCGTTTAAAAAAAGCCCGTAGTTATGTTGAATGTTCTTTTGGGATTTTAGCCTCCAAATGGCGCATATATCAAACAACAATACAGCTAAACCCAACGAATGTGCAATCAGTAATCAAAGCTACATTagttttacataatttttgtagaattcatgagGAAAATGTCCTGTTAGACACTTTGAACTCCCATTATGTAGCTAATTTTTCAAATTTTCAAATGGAAAATCCCCAACCATTTTTGTCTGGTTTGCAAATAAGAAATAATTATATGTGTTATTTTGTTGATCATTGA